Proteins from one Oryza sativa Japonica Group chromosome 12, ASM3414082v1 genomic window:
- the LOC4351736 gene encoding cytochrome P450 76M5-like produces MASGLWFLGISLAVLLLCYVGTNRRGDGQRPPGPRTLPIVGNLLDLRGGNLHHKLASLAHAHGPVMTLKLGLVTTVFISSRDAAWEAFAKHDRRLAARTVPDTRRALAHAERSMVWLPSYDPLWKTLRSIAVTHVFSPRSLGVARSARERKVHDMVDSFRRRAGQEVDIGQVLYHGMFDLLANVLLSVDAHPNLRDLMEDIVAILAKPNASDFFPLLRPLDLQGIRHWTAIHMSRVLHILDSIIDCRLAQGTDDQCKDVLDSLLVLMSTGKLSRRDVKILLFDILAAGTETTKITVEWAMAELLRNPNVMATTRAEMKAALGGNGTITEADVVNLPYLQAAVKESMRLHPVAPLLLPHLVVEDGVRIGGYAVSKGTTVIFNSWAIMRDSTAWERPDDFLPDRFLGKTELDLWGKQAKFIPLGSGRRLCPALPMVELVVPFTVASLLHAFEWHLPKGMSAEEVDVTERYTSNDILVMATPLKAVPLIVT; encoded by the coding sequence ATGGCAAGTGGGTTGTGGTTTCTGGGGATATCACTTGCTGTCCTACTACTCTGTTACGTGGGAACAAACAGAAGGGGTGATGGGCAGCGGCCGCCTGGCCCCAGGACGCTGCCCATAGTCGGTAACCTACTCGACCTGCGCGGCGGCAACCTCCACCACAAACTCGCAAGCCTGGCTCACGCCCATGGCCCCGTGATGACGCTCAAGCTTGGCCTCGTCACCACCGTGTTCATCTCCTCGCGCGACGCTGCGTGGGAAGCATTCGCCAAGCACGATCGGCGCCTTGCGGCGCGCACGGTCCCGGACACGAGACGTGCGCTCGCGCACGCGGAACGATCAATGGTTTGGCTGCCGAGCTACGATCCTCTATGGAAGACCCTGCGCAGCATCGCGGTAACGCACGTCTTCTCGCCACGCAGTCTCGGCGTGGCGCGCAGCGCCCGCGAGCGTAAGGTGCACGACATGGTGGACAGCTTCCGTCGCCGCGCTGGGCAGGAGGTTGATATCGGCCAGGTCCTGTACCATGGCATGTTCGACCTCCTGGCGAACGTGCTTCTCTCCGTCGATGCCCACCCCAATTTAAGGGATCTTATGGAGGATATCGTTGCAATACTTGCGAAGCCGAACGCGTCCGATTTCTTCCCGCTGCTCCGGCCGCTAGATTTGCAAGGCATTCGCCACTGGACGGCCATACACATGAGTCGAGTCCTCCATATCCTGGACAGCATAATTGACTGCCGTTTAGCCCAGGGCACCGACGACCAGTGCAAGGATGTGCTGGACTCTCTCCTTGTGCTCATGTCCACCGGCAAGCTCTCTCGCCGTGACGTGAAAATCCTTTTGTTTGACATCCTTGCAGCAGGGACCGAGACGACCAAGATCACGGTGGAGTGGGCCATGGCAGAACTGCTGCGCAACCCTAATGTGATGGCCACCACGCGAGCAGAGATGAAGGCCGCACTTGGAGGCAATGGGACGATCACGGAGGCCGATGTGGTGAACCTTCCGTACCTCCAGGCCGCAGTGAAGGAGTCGATGCGGCTGCACCCTGTGGCACCCCTCCTGTTGCCGCACCTGGTGGTCGAGGACGGCGTGAGGATCGGCGGCTACGCCGTGTCCAAGGGCACGACGGTGATCTTCAACTCATGGGCGATAATGCGTGACTCTACCGCATGGGAGAGACCGGACGACTTCTTGCCGGACCGTTTCTTGGGCAAGACGGAGCTGGACTTGTGGGGGAAGCAGGCCAAGTTTATTCCGCTTGGGTCTGGCCGAAGGCTGTGCCCTGCTTTGCCAATGGTAGAGCTCGTCGTGCCATTTACAGTCGCGTCATTGCTGCATGCGTTCGAGTGGCACCTGCCCAAAGGCATGTCGGCTGAGGAGGTGGACGTCACCGAGCGGTACACAAGCAACGATATCCTTGTTATGGCTACCCCTCTCAAGGCTGTGCCCCTCATCGTCACCTAG